Proteins co-encoded in one Kribbella qitaiheensis genomic window:
- the infC gene encoding translation initiation factor IF-3: MDLGRSRGGTQKTNNPGGPITIELRVNERIRVPEVRLVGPNGEQVGIVRIEDALRLAQEADLDLVEVAATARPPVCKLMDFGKYKYETAQKARESRRNQTNTVIKEMKLRPKIDPHDYETKKGHVVRFLRAGDKVKITIMFRGREQSRPELGFRLLQRLAEDVGELGFVESSPRQDGRNMIMVLGPHKKKSEARVDVEAEKAKKVAEHEAEQEAERVERAEQLKQFEAEKAAGATKKPKGPADNLDPE, encoded by the coding sequence ATCGACCTCGGGCGATCACGAGGTGGTACCCAGAAAACGAACAACCCAGGAGGACCCATCACCATTGAACTGCGCGTCAACGAGCGCATCCGCGTTCCCGAGGTGCGACTGGTCGGACCGAACGGTGAGCAGGTAGGCATCGTCCGGATCGAAGACGCACTTCGGTTGGCACAGGAAGCCGATCTCGACCTGGTCGAGGTTGCGGCCACGGCACGTCCGCCGGTCTGCAAGCTGATGGATTTCGGCAAGTACAAGTACGAGACCGCGCAGAAGGCGCGCGAGTCCCGCCGGAACCAGACCAACACCGTCATCAAAGAGATGAAGCTGCGGCCGAAGATCGACCCGCACGACTACGAGACCAAAAAGGGTCACGTCGTCCGGTTCCTGCGTGCCGGTGACAAAGTCAAGATCACCATCATGTTCCGTGGTCGCGAGCAGTCCCGCCCCGAGTTGGGGTTCCGGCTGCTGCAGCGGCTGGCCGAAGATGTCGGGGAGCTCGGCTTCGTCGAGTCGTCGCCGCGTCAGGACGGCCGGAACATGATCATGGTGCTCGGACCGCACAAGAAGAAGTCCGAGGCGCGCGTGGACGTGGAGGCCGAAAAGGCCAAGAAGGTCGCCGAGCACGAGGCCGAGCAAGAAGCCGAGCGGGTCGAGCGGGCCGAACAACTCAAGCAGTTCGAGGCCGAGAAGGCAGCCGGGGCCACCAAGAAGCCCAAGGGTCCGGCAGACAACCTCGATCCGGAGTGA
- a CDS encoding DUF1844 domain-containing protein, which yields MTDPISTSPKTPTAEPAVEPTTAPVVESAAAPVVEAAAAPAAVPADEAAVETSVEAEQHRVDPMSTISRDIAEVPSVEIISTAALHLMSAAAVNLGLAEDLPEHKDLDEARSLIDALAGLLDAAAPSLGHHHAAPLRDGLRSLQLAFKESSSIPDEPGTGPGEKYTGEVHPTASRR from the coding sequence ATGACCGACCCCATCTCCACTTCACCCAAAACCCCCACGGCCGAGCCCGCTGTGGAGCCCACCACCGCGCCTGTCGTGGAGTCTGCTGCCGCGCCCGTCGTCGAGGCCGCGGCCGCGCCTGCGGCTGTACCTGCAGATGAGGCCGCCGTGGAGACCTCTGTCGAGGCCGAGCAGCACCGGGTGGATCCGATGTCGACCATCTCCCGGGACATCGCCGAGGTACCGAGCGTGGAGATCATCTCGACCGCCGCCCTGCACCTGATGAGCGCCGCCGCCGTGAACCTCGGCCTCGCCGAAGACCTCCCCGAGCACAAGGACCTCGACGAGGCCCGCTCCCTGATCGATGCCCTGGCCGGCCTCCTCGATGCCGCCGCCCCCAGCCTCGGCCACCACCACGCCGCCCCCCTCCGCGACGGCCTCCGCTCCCTCCAACTCGCCTTCAAGGAGTCGTCGTCGATCCCCGACGAACCAGGCACCGGCCCAGGCGAGAAATACACCGGCGAAGTCCACCCCACCGCCTCCCGCCGCTAA
- a CDS encoding endonuclease/exonuclease/phosphatase family protein, whose amino-acid sequence MTRRFLLTALTAVAVVGALSFSSATPRAEAAPYTFLNLSFNLCGNKCNHGTLAVANEVADSILNRPTRPRTATLQEVCAGQAARIRARLADANYQVLHVPTAHLCDDGSEYGIALVTKGDRDWTKVWDLPNPYGNEPRKMVCAMLSPQKFIACSTHIDFHGDGTRGAQVDKVAAILADYAAAGHPAFVAGDFNLQPDDDALDVMYRPAYGGGATGTHTEGNGCCNRGGPATGDGGAKIDYTFMKASAFTPTFSDAISTPNSDHKKLWAGMTLD is encoded by the coding sequence ATGACCCGGCGATTCCTGCTCACTGCCCTCACCGCGGTTGCCGTGGTCGGCGCGTTGTCGTTCTCATCCGCGACGCCGCGCGCCGAAGCCGCGCCGTACACGTTTCTGAATCTGAGCTTCAACCTCTGCGGCAACAAGTGCAATCACGGCACCCTCGCGGTGGCGAACGAGGTGGCGGATTCGATTCTGAACCGCCCGACCCGGCCGCGGACCGCCACACTGCAAGAGGTGTGTGCCGGTCAGGCGGCCCGGATCCGGGCCCGGCTCGCCGACGCGAACTACCAGGTGCTTCACGTCCCGACGGCGCATCTGTGCGACGACGGTTCCGAGTACGGGATCGCCCTGGTGACCAAGGGCGATCGGGACTGGACCAAGGTCTGGGATCTGCCGAACCCGTACGGCAACGAGCCGCGCAAGATGGTCTGCGCGATGCTGTCGCCGCAGAAGTTCATCGCCTGCTCGACCCACATCGACTTCCACGGCGACGGTACCCGCGGCGCCCAGGTCGACAAGGTCGCCGCGATCCTCGCCGACTACGCGGCCGCCGGGCACCCCGCCTTCGTCGCCGGTGACTTCAACCTCCAGCCCGACGACGACGCGCTCGACGTGATGTACCGCCCGGCGTACGGCGGTGGCGCGACCGGCACCCACACCGAAGGCAACGGCTGCTGCAACCGAGGCGGCCCGGCCACCGGCGACGGCGGCGCCAAAATCGACTACACCTTCATGAAGGCCTCCGCTTTCACGCCAACCTTCTCGGATGCCATCTCGACCCCGAACTCCGACCACAAGAAGCTCTGGGCCGGGATGACTTTGGACTGA
- a CDS encoding FAD-dependent oxidoreductase, with amino-acid sequence MTTHHPIVIIGAGLGGLTLARVLHVNGIEPAVFDLDASPTARTQGGMLDIHVESGQAALRAADLYDEFRGIIHQGGESTRILDKHAIVLLSEEDGAGDGDRPEVNRRSLRDLLLDSLPDGTVRWGAKVIDVKPLGDGRHEVSLADGNSFSTDLLIGADGAWSKVRALVSDAKPLYSGLSFVELNLEAADSRHPVEAAMVGNGMMFALGEGKGFLGHRDPDGSLHVYAALLADAGWSTSGEIDFADTEKAKVALMEKFADWHEDFHGFITGADGNLVPRPIHALPVGLRWERIPGVTLVGDAAHVMSPFAGEGANLAMQDGAELATAIVANPGRPEDALAQYEEALFPRAEESASQSAMSLEMCFAPDSPQGLLDFFASVPG; translated from the coding sequence ATGACCACACATCACCCGATCGTGATCATCGGTGCCGGACTGGGCGGGCTGACTCTCGCTCGCGTCCTGCACGTCAACGGCATCGAGCCCGCCGTCTTCGACCTGGACGCCTCGCCGACGGCGCGCACCCAGGGCGGCATGCTCGACATCCACGTCGAGTCCGGCCAGGCGGCACTGCGCGCGGCCGACCTGTACGACGAGTTCCGCGGCATCATCCACCAAGGCGGCGAGTCGACCCGGATCCTGGACAAGCACGCCATTGTGCTGCTTTCGGAGGAGGACGGCGCCGGCGACGGCGACCGGCCGGAGGTCAACCGCCGCTCGCTGCGCGACCTCCTTCTCGACTCCCTGCCGGATGGCACGGTTCGCTGGGGAGCGAAGGTCATTGACGTCAAGCCGCTCGGTGACGGCCGCCACGAGGTTTCGCTTGCTGACGGCAACAGCTTCAGTACGGACCTGCTGATCGGCGCGGACGGCGCCTGGTCGAAGGTGCGGGCGCTGGTCTCCGATGCGAAGCCTCTGTACTCCGGGCTGTCGTTCGTCGAGCTCAACCTCGAAGCTGCCGACAGCCGGCATCCGGTGGAGGCCGCGATGGTGGGGAACGGAATGATGTTCGCGCTCGGTGAGGGCAAGGGATTCCTCGGCCACCGGGATCCGGACGGGTCGCTCCACGTGTACGCGGCGCTGCTGGCGGACGCGGGGTGGTCCACCTCGGGCGAGATCGACTTCGCCGATACCGAGAAGGCGAAGGTCGCACTGATGGAGAAGTTCGCCGACTGGCACGAGGACTTCCATGGCTTCATCACCGGTGCCGACGGCAACCTGGTTCCGCGCCCGATCCACGCTCTGCCGGTGGGGCTCCGGTGGGAGCGGATTCCCGGCGTCACGCTGGTCGGGGACGCCGCGCACGTGATGTCCCCGTTCGCCGGTGAGGGCGCGAACCTCGCCATGCAGGACGGCGCCGAACTGGCCACCGCGATCGTCGCCAACCCGGGTCGCCCGGAAGACGCGCTCGCGCAGTACGAGGAGGCGTTGTTCCCCCGCGCCGAGGAATCGGCGTCGCAATCGGCCATGAGCTTGGAGATGTGCTTCGCTCCCGACAGCCCCCAAGGCCTGCTCGACTTCTTCGCCTCGGTTCCCGGCTAG
- a CDS encoding TetR/AcrR family transcriptional regulator, whose amino-acid sequence MSEEKTGPRSRRERPAKAALTRAGIVATAVELVLAEGLARVTMRRLAQELDTGAASLYVYVRNTDELHAAVLEELLGAVDLAPATAAGDWRDRLERVLTSYADVLFEYPGLAQSALVARPSGPLYLNLVEALLALLDEGGVPKAQAAWGIDLLLLFATATAAEHAASDPRAKADDGRQSEQWAALATAVRNLSAETHPQIAAHGDDLLSGPGEARLAWGFRVLINGVLGTPKPEGESK is encoded by the coding sequence ATGAGCGAAGAGAAGACGGGGCCGCGGAGTCGGCGGGAGAGGCCGGCCAAGGCGGCGTTGACGCGGGCCGGGATTGTGGCGACTGCGGTCGAGTTGGTGCTGGCTGAGGGGCTGGCGCGGGTGACTATGCGGCGGTTGGCGCAGGAGCTGGATACGGGCGCGGCTTCGCTCTATGTGTACGTGCGCAATACCGACGAGCTGCATGCGGCTGTATTGGAGGAGTTGCTCGGAGCTGTCGACCTCGCCCCGGCGACGGCTGCGGGGGACTGGCGAGACCGGCTCGAGCGGGTGCTTACGTCGTACGCCGATGTGCTGTTCGAGTACCCGGGACTGGCTCAGTCCGCCCTGGTGGCGAGGCCCTCGGGACCGCTGTATCTGAATCTGGTCGAGGCTCTGCTCGCTCTGCTCGACGAAGGTGGTGTCCCGAAAGCCCAGGCTGCTTGGGGGATCGACCTGCTGTTGCTGTTCGCCACAGCGACCGCGGCAGAGCATGCCGCCAGTGATCCGCGAGCGAAGGCGGATGACGGTCGACAGTCCGAGCAATGGGCAGCCCTGGCGACCGCAGTACGGAATCTCTCGGCGGAGACCCATCCGCAGATCGCAGCGCACGGGGACGACCTGTTGTCCGGACCCGGTGAAGCGCGATTGGCGTGGGGTTTCCGCGTCCTGATCAACGGGGTGCTCGGCACTCCGAAACCCGAAGGGGAATCGAAATGA
- a CDS encoding discoidin domain-containing protein: MLRKAMVFAVAAVFGAASISAPAFAGRSRTTADSKRVVVYYQTQYLNGAYVSPKAMTDNVTGVTNVLVGAIHLDPTVVHLNDDPPEAAKFTQMWADLHAMQAKGVKVSAFVGGAAQGSFQRLDTDFDTYYPRLKNLVTTYGLDGLDLDVEESMSQAGINRLIDQLTTDFGTGFIITLAPVATALTGGGNLSGFNYETLERDRGAKIDWYNAQFYCGWGSMANTTGYDNIINRGLFTPSKVVAGVVTNSANCGGYVALPTLKSTLASLVAKYPTFGGVDGWEYFNSDPGGTSAPWQWAREMTSAMAGTTGTVNLALNKPATGSASCASTEGPAKAVNGSVSGGNADKFCSLAASKWLQVDLGSSVALGSVEISHASAGGESASFNTRAFTVQTSTDGTTWTTRATVTNNTSAVTTHSVAGVTARYVRLSITTPTQGTDPAARIYELKAFA; this comes from the coding sequence ATGTTGCGTAAGGCAATGGTTTTCGCGGTCGCCGCCGTCTTCGGCGCCGCCTCGATCTCGGCACCCGCGTTTGCTGGTCGGTCGCGTACCACGGCTGACAGCAAGCGGGTCGTCGTGTACTACCAGACGCAGTACCTGAACGGCGCGTACGTGTCGCCGAAGGCGATGACCGACAACGTCACCGGCGTCACGAACGTGCTGGTCGGCGCCATCCACCTCGATCCGACGGTCGTGCACCTGAACGACGACCCGCCGGAAGCCGCCAAGTTCACCCAGATGTGGGCCGACCTGCACGCCATGCAGGCCAAGGGCGTCAAGGTCTCCGCCTTCGTCGGCGGTGCCGCGCAGGGGAGCTTCCAGCGACTCGACACCGACTTCGACACGTACTACCCGCGGCTGAAGAACCTGGTCACGACGTACGGGCTGGACGGGCTCGACCTGGATGTCGAGGAGAGCATGTCGCAGGCCGGTATCAACCGGCTGATCGACCAGCTCACCACCGACTTCGGGACCGGCTTCATCATCACGCTGGCGCCGGTCGCGACCGCGCTCACCGGTGGCGGCAACCTGTCCGGGTTCAACTACGAGACTCTTGAGCGCGACCGCGGCGCCAAGATCGACTGGTACAACGCGCAGTTCTACTGCGGCTGGGGCTCGATGGCGAACACCACCGGCTACGACAACATCATCAATCGCGGGCTGTTCACCCCGTCGAAGGTGGTCGCGGGTGTGGTGACGAACTCGGCCAACTGCGGCGGGTACGTCGCACTGCCGACGCTGAAGAGCACGCTTGCTTCGCTGGTCGCGAAGTACCCGACCTTCGGTGGCGTCGACGGCTGGGAGTACTTCAACTCCGACCCGGGCGGCACCTCCGCACCTTGGCAGTGGGCCCGCGAGATGACATCCGCGATGGCTGGTACGACCGGCACGGTGAACCTTGCTTTGAACAAGCCGGCCACTGGCTCGGCGTCCTGCGCCTCTACGGAAGGCCCGGCCAAGGCGGTCAACGGCAGTGTGTCCGGCGGCAACGCCGACAAGTTCTGCTCGCTGGCCGCTTCCAAGTGGCTGCAGGTCGACCTCGGCTCCTCGGTCGCTCTCGGCAGCGTGGAGATCTCGCACGCCTCGGCGGGTGGTGAATCCGCGTCGTTCAACACCCGCGCCTTCACCGTCCAGACCTCCACCGACGGCACCACCTGGACCACCCGCGCGACCGTCACCAACAACACCTCCGCGGTCACCACCCACTCCGTAGCCGGCGTCACCGCCCGGTACGTCCGCCTCAGTATCACCACCCCCACCCAGGGCACCGACCCCGCAGCCCGAATCTACGAACTGAAGGCCTTCGCCTGA
- a CDS encoding carbohydrate ABC transporter permease, with protein sequence MTVVTDPARPVDVPASDRTAGRRPRRGSFGFSSISPTEKVVRYLLLVFVLLITIGPFLWQLSTSLKGSGEDIYTRIPRLLPAQPTLSHYREVADTIPVWDYMKNSVLVAVLVVGGNIIGSSLAGFALSRLRFRFRRIVLGLFLATLVLPGEVTIISQYVTVRELGLANTLFGVALPGMIGALNVLLMFNAFRSLPVEVDQAAVVDGANVWQRFVYIGLPSVRGTISVVAIFAFIGAWDDFLWPLIVLTDPNKYTLTVGLQYLSGTFSNNPRLIAAGTMIAFIPIVIVFAVCQRFFFKGVEEGAVKG encoded by the coding sequence ATGACCGTTGTCACTGATCCCGCGCGGCCTGTCGACGTGCCGGCTTCGGACCGTACTGCGGGGCGCCGGCCGCGCCGCGGTTCGTTCGGGTTCAGCTCGATCTCGCCGACGGAGAAGGTGGTTCGCTACCTGCTTCTGGTGTTCGTGCTGCTGATCACGATCGGGCCGTTCCTGTGGCAGCTCTCCACGTCGCTGAAGGGATCCGGGGAGGACATCTATACCCGGATCCCGCGGCTGCTGCCGGCCCAGCCGACGCTGTCGCACTACCGTGAGGTCGCGGACACCATCCCGGTCTGGGACTACATGAAGAACTCGGTGCTGGTCGCCGTACTGGTTGTCGGGGGCAACATCATCGGGTCCTCGCTGGCCGGGTTCGCGCTGTCGCGGCTGCGGTTCCGGTTCCGCCGGATCGTGCTCGGGCTGTTCCTGGCGACGCTGGTGCTGCCGGGCGAGGTGACGATCATTTCGCAGTACGTGACGGTTCGGGAGCTCGGGCTGGCGAACACGTTGTTCGGAGTGGCGCTGCCCGGGATGATCGGCGCGCTGAACGTGCTGCTGATGTTCAACGCGTTCCGCTCACTGCCGGTCGAGGTCGACCAGGCCGCGGTGGTGGACGGCGCGAACGTGTGGCAGCGGTTCGTCTACATCGGGCTGCCCTCGGTGCGCGGGACGATCAGCGTGGTGGCGATCTTCGCCTTCATCGGCGCCTGGGACGACTTCCTCTGGCCGCTGATCGTGCTGACCGATCCGAACAAGTACACCTTGACGGTCGGTCTGCAGTACCTGTCCGGGACCTTCAGCAACAACCCCCGGCTGATCGCCGCGGGCACGATGATCGCGTTCATCCCGATCGTGATCGTGTTCGCCGTCTGCCAGCGATTCTTCTTCAAGGGCGTCGAGGAGGGCGCCGTGAAAGGATAA
- a CDS encoding carbohydrate ABC transporter permease — MRKGVRYQRWFTPWVLVIPALAWLLVFNLWPSVNTVILSFTNARPIGGGSFVGLKNFETLLHDEQLRYALLNSVIYMVVCLPFLTIFPLLLAVLVEKKLPGITFFRTAFYTPVVASAVVVALIWQWILDDRGLVNGLAEKLGVISGPLPFLSDQWLLLLSAISLTIWKGLGYYMIIYLAALGNVGRELHEAAAVDGASPLRRFIHVTIPGVRGTMVLISILISVSALRVFSELFILSGGKGGPGGRDNSVVMLIQQYSQGFEGNLGYASALSIVLFFVTVVPMLVLARLNRKAADA; from the coding sequence ATGCGTAAGGGAGTGCGGTACCAGCGTTGGTTCACCCCGTGGGTGCTGGTCATCCCGGCGCTGGCCTGGCTGCTGGTGTTCAACCTCTGGCCGTCGGTCAACACCGTGATCCTGTCCTTCACGAACGCCCGCCCGATCGGGGGTGGGTCGTTCGTCGGACTGAAGAACTTCGAGACCCTGCTGCACGACGAGCAGTTGCGGTACGCGCTGCTGAACAGCGTGATCTACATGGTCGTCTGCCTGCCGTTCCTGACGATCTTCCCGCTGCTGCTCGCCGTACTGGTCGAGAAGAAGCTGCCCGGGATCACCTTCTTCCGGACCGCCTTCTACACCCCCGTGGTGGCGTCGGCGGTGGTGGTCGCGCTGATCTGGCAGTGGATCCTGGACGATCGCGGTCTGGTCAACGGCCTGGCCGAGAAGCTGGGCGTGATCTCCGGGCCGCTGCCGTTCCTCAGCGACCAGTGGCTGTTGTTGCTCAGTGCAATCAGTCTGACGATCTGGAAGGGCCTCGGGTACTACATGATCATCTACCTGGCCGCCCTCGGGAACGTCGGCCGTGAGCTGCACGAAGCGGCCGCCGTGGATGGAGCGTCGCCGTTGCGGCGGTTCATCCACGTGACCATTCCGGGCGTCCGCGGCACGATGGTGCTGATCTCGATCCTGATCTCGGTGTCCGCGCTGCGGGTGTTCTCCGAGCTGTTCATCCTGTCCGGTGGCAAGGGCGGTCCCGGTGGCCGGGACAACTCGGTGGTGATGCTGATCCAGCAGTACAGCCAGGGCTTCGAGGGCAACCTCGGCTACGCCTCCGCGCTGTCGATCGTGCTGTTCTTCGTCACCGTCGTACCGATGCTGGTGCTGGCCAGGCTCAACCGGAAGGCGGCCGACGCATGA